In one window of Cellulophaga sp. HaHa_2_95 DNA:
- a CDS encoding co-chaperone YbbN encodes MSKFGELIDSNAPVLLDFYAEWNEQSTSMHPVLRDVAAALGDKGKVIKIDVDKNKELSRALRVKGLPTLIIYKNGEMVWRQSGEQDANTLIGILNEYL; translated from the coding sequence ATGTCTAAATTTGGTGAACTAATTGATTCTAACGCTCCCGTGTTGTTAGATTTTTATGCGGAGTGGAATGAGCAATCGACTTCCATGCATCCTGTCCTACGTGATGTTGCGGCAGCTTTGGGAGATAAAGGTAAAGTAATAAAAATTGATGTAGATAAGAATAAGGAGCTTTCTAGAGCCTTAAGGGTTAAAGGGTTGCCTACTTTGATTATTTACAAAAACGGAGAAATGGTTTGGCGCCAAAGTGGAGAACAAGACGCAAATACTTTAATTGGTATTTTGAACGAGTACTTGTAA
- a CDS encoding metallophosphoesterase, with amino-acid sequence MLRFVVFVIIYLVLGFYSLQAIKTASRHAWVYYTFIAISLLVVGNFIFQFTLGSSDGRVLSRPKSYAFGFFLALLSFQIITILFLFSEDIFRFFSGMYQKIFGIDREFTLPERRRFLSLVALGIAALPFGSLLYGMYKGKYNFKVLKYNLEFDDLPDDFDGYTLTQISDVHSGSFDDESKISYAIDLINKQKSDVLFFTGDMVNNKAEEMKPWMALFSKLEAPDGKFSVLGNHDYGDYVDWDTEEEKAANLDDLKRIQKEMGFDLILNDSRYLERNNSKIALVGVENWGRGGFKKLGDLKKAALNINKNDFKILLSHDPSHWEDIVIHDDYHYHLTLSGHTHGMQFGIEIPGWIKWSPIKWRYKYWAGVYKELGQFINVNRGFGFLGYPGRVGIWPEITVITLKKKSTA; translated from the coding sequence ATGTTACGTTTCGTGGTTTTTGTCATCATTTACCTTGTTTTGGGTTTTTATTCTCTTCAAGCTATTAAAACAGCATCTCGTCATGCTTGGGTATATTATACATTTATAGCTATATCACTTTTAGTAGTTGGGAATTTTATTTTTCAGTTTACGTTAGGTTCATCGGACGGTAGGGTGTTAAGTAGGCCTAAAAGTTATGCCTTCGGATTCTTTCTGGCATTATTATCATTTCAAATAATAACCATACTTTTTCTTTTTTCAGAAGATATATTCCGATTTTTTTCTGGAATGTATCAGAAAATATTTGGCATAGACCGTGAGTTTACCTTGCCAGAGCGTAGGCGCTTTTTAAGTTTAGTAGCCTTAGGTATTGCGGCATTACCTTTTGGGTCTTTGTTGTATGGAATGTATAAAGGGAAATATAATTTTAAGGTATTGAAGTATAATTTAGAGTTCGATGATCTTCCTGATGATTTTGATGGATATACGCTTACGCAGATTTCAGATGTGCATAGTGGTAGTTTTGATGATGAAAGCAAAATTTCATATGCTATCGATCTGATTAATAAGCAAAAGAGTGATGTCTTATTTTTTACGGGAGATATGGTGAATAATAAAGCAGAGGAAATGAAACCTTGGATGGCTTTGTTTTCAAAACTAGAGGCTCCAGATGGTAAGTTTTCAGTTTTAGGGAACCACGATTACGGAGATTATGTAGATTGGGATACAGAGGAAGAGAAGGCGGCTAATCTAGATGATTTAAAGAGGATACAGAAAGAAATGGGATTTGATCTTATTTTAAATGACAGTAGATATCTAGAGCGAAACAACTCAAAAATTGCACTTGTGGGTGTTGAGAATTGGGGGCGAGGTGGCTTTAAAAAATTGGGGGATTTGAAAAAAGCAGCACTTAACATTAATAAAAACGATTTTAAAATCTTATTAAGTCATGATCCAAGTCATTGGGAAGACATTGTGATTCATGATGATTATCATTATCATTTGACTTTAAGTGGTCATACACATGGTATGCAGTTTGGGATAGAAATACCAGGTTGGATTAAATGGAGCCCTATAAAATGGCGTTATAAATATTGGGCGGGCGTATATAAAGAGCTTGGTCAGTTTATAAATGTGAATCGCGGCTTTGGTTTCTTGGGCTATCCAGGTAGGGTAGGAATATGGCCAGAAATAACCGTAATTACACTTAAAAAGAAATCAACTGCTTAA
- a CDS encoding copper homeostasis protein CutC has product MLVEVCANSLESAINAEKAGADRIELCMELGVGGLTPSAGLLKAVKENIKIPVHVLIRPRSGDFVYSDLEFDVMLKDVENCIEIGVDGIVSGVLMPDFSIDIFRTKQLIAASKGVYFTFHRAFDWVADPYEALCQLEQIGVNCILSSGQQKKALEGIDLLYFLNQKAANCVIMPGSGIKRDNALLFKENGFSVIHFSGATFQAKNANRENLSMCFMPFLDEDKTLVSDFKTIHDIVVRVK; this is encoded by the coding sequence ATGCTGGTAGAAGTTTGTGCTAATTCTTTAGAGTCGGCTATAAATGCAGAAAAAGCGGGGGCAGATAGGATTGAGCTTTGTATGGAATTAGGGGTTGGAGGATTAACGCCATCTGCGGGATTGCTAAAGGCGGTTAAGGAGAATATTAAGATTCCTGTTCATGTACTCATCAGGCCTAGGAGTGGGGATTTTGTATATTCTGATTTAGAATTTGATGTGATGCTTAAGGATGTGGAAAATTGCATAGAAATTGGTGTAGACGGAATTGTTTCAGGAGTTTTAATGCCAGATTTTTCTATTGATATTTTTAGAACGAAGCAATTAATAGCTGCGTCAAAAGGAGTGTATTTTACGTTTCACCGTGCTTTTGATTGGGTGGCAGATCCTTATGAGGCTCTATGTCAACTAGAGCAAATAGGGGTGAATTGTATTTTAAGCTCTGGGCAACAAAAAAAAGCATTGGAAGGAATAGATCTGTTATATTTCCTCAATCAAAAAGCAGCGAACTGCGTAATTATGCCCGGGAGCGGAATCAAAAGAGACAATGCGCTTCTATTTAAAGAAAATGGCTTTTCGGTTATTCATTTTTCAGGAGCCACTTTCCAAGCTAAAAATGCAAATAGGGAAAATTTAAGTATGTGCTTTATGCCCTTTTTAGATGAAGATAAAACGCTCGTTTCAGACTTTAAGACCATACATGATATTGTAGTAAGGGTTAAATAA
- a CDS encoding isoaspartyl peptidase/L-asparaginase family protein — translation MQRRKFLKKSTIATAGLISAPLIASHKEEDPILSSASKKVKPIVIATWNVENATAKAWEILVNGGSSLDAVERGVMIEEADESNQSVGKGGRPDRDGTVTLDACIMDSKGNCGAVLSMENIVHPISVARKVMEDTPHVMLAGKGAEKFAYEKGFKKESLLTEKSKQEWLEWKKTSHYKPIVNIENHDTIGMLAIDSQGAISGACTTSGMAYKIAGRVGDSPIIGAGLFIDNEVGGATATGVGEEVVRTVGSFLIVELMRQGKSPQEACEEGVRRIIAKNKDKLNFQIGFIAINKKGETGSYCIQPGFSYRTYSEAGHVNNIPESYIKG, via the coding sequence ATGCAAAGAAGAAAATTTCTTAAAAAATCGACGATTGCCACCGCTGGATTAATTTCAGCTCCTTTAATTGCCTCCCATAAAGAAGAAGATCCAATATTAAGTTCAGCCAGTAAAAAGGTAAAGCCCATTGTAATTGCAACTTGGAATGTAGAAAATGCCACAGCAAAAGCTTGGGAAATTTTAGTAAACGGAGGTAGCTCCTTAGATGCCGTAGAACGAGGCGTCATGATAGAAGAGGCTGATGAAAGCAATCAATCCGTAGGTAAAGGCGGAAGACCGGACCGCGATGGCACCGTAACTTTAGACGCTTGTATTATGGACTCTAAAGGAAATTGCGGCGCAGTGCTTAGCATGGAAAACATAGTGCATCCTATTTCCGTAGCCCGAAAAGTTATGGAAGATACGCCACATGTAATGCTTGCAGGAAAAGGGGCCGAAAAATTCGCTTACGAAAAAGGCTTTAAAAAAGAGTCCTTACTTACCGAAAAATCTAAACAAGAATGGCTGGAATGGAAAAAAACTTCACACTATAAACCCATTGTAAATATAGAAAATCATGACACCATTGGAATGCTTGCTATTGATAGCCAGGGAGCTATTTCTGGCGCGTGCACCACTAGCGGTATGGCTTATAAAATTGCAGGACGGGTTGGCGACTCTCCCATTATTGGCGCTGGCCTTTTTATAGACAACGAAGTTGGCGGCGCAACCGCCACAGGAGTTGGTGAAGAAGTTGTACGCACTGTTGGCAGTTTTTTAATCGTAGAACTTATGCGACAAGGCAAATCTCCCCAAGAAGCTTGTGAAGAGGGTGTTCGAAGAATTATTGCCAAAAACAAAGACAAGCTTAACTTTCAAATTGGATTTATCGCCATAAATAAAAAAGGGGAAACAGGAAGCTATTGCATTCAACCTGGATTTAGCTACAGAACGTATTCTGAAGCTGGGCATGTAAATAATATCCCTGAATCCTATATTAAAGGATAA
- the polA gene encoding DNA polymerase I produces MAEQKRLFLLDAYALIFRGYYALIKNPRINSKGMDTSAIMGFMNSLLDVIRREKPDHLAVCFDKGGSAERTELFPEYKANRDATPDAIRIAIPYIQDILKAMHIPVVVLEGWEADDIIGTLAKQAEKEDYKVFMVTPDKDFGQLVSENIFMYRPARMGNGIEIWGIPEIQKRFGVERPEQVIDYLGMMGDASDNIPGLPGVGDKTAKKFIEQFGSMENLLANTDQLKGKMKEKVKENAELGLLSKKLATICIDCDVTFNATDYELTMPDAEKVQVLFEELEFRRLKDQFLKLFTPEGEAASSEEENNKPKAQTKEAGVGQFSLFGGDPNTASETVEDYSSRKTIKDISHVYQSVAPGMAMKLFLQNLSKQTSVCFDTETTGLNPLTAELVGIAFSWEASKGFYLPFPADRTEAQELIEQLRPFFEDESIEKIGQNLKYDIKVLDKYEIKVKGKCFDTMLAHYLINPDMRHNMDVLAETYLNYTPVSITELIGKKGKNQLSMRDVPLKDQTEYAAEDADITYQLAQQFKPELEEAKTQELFDTIEIPLLHVLAAMELEGINLDTKFLKSLAEDLDNDIKNLETAIFEEAEEEFNIASPKQLGDILFDKLKLVAKPKKTKTGQYSTAEDVLSYLAKDHQIIENVLSYRGLAKLKSTYVDALPSQVEESTGRVHTDYMQTVAATGRLSSNNPNLQNIPIRTERGRQVRKAFVPRNENYVLVAADYSQIELRIIAALSEETTMIEAFKNGEDIHASTASKVFNVPLDEVTREQRSNAKTVNFGIIYGVSAFGLSNQTDLSRAEAKELIDTYYKTYPKLKNYMSGLVDFARDHGYVQTVLGRRRYLKDINGSNAIVRGAAERNAVNAPIQGSAADIIKIAMINIYNKLKEGNYKTKMLLQVHDELVFDVYKPELEEIKSLIKAEMENAYTLEVPLDVEVGVGENWLEAH; encoded by the coding sequence ATGGCAGAACAAAAAAGACTCTTTCTACTAGATGCATATGCATTGATATTTCGTGGCTATTACGCTTTAATCAAAAACCCTAGAATAAATTCTAAAGGCATGGACACATCTGCCATAATGGGGTTTATGAATTCACTCCTTGATGTTATTAGACGGGAAAAGCCCGATCATTTAGCCGTATGCTTTGATAAAGGCGGAAGCGCAGAGCGTACCGAGTTATTTCCAGAGTACAAAGCTAATCGTGACGCTACACCAGATGCTATACGTATTGCCATTCCTTATATTCAAGATATTTTAAAAGCAATGCATATTCCCGTTGTAGTTTTAGAAGGCTGGGAAGCAGATGATATTATTGGCACCCTTGCCAAGCAAGCAGAAAAAGAAGATTACAAAGTGTTCATGGTGACCCCAGATAAGGATTTTGGCCAACTAGTGTCTGAAAATATTTTTATGTACCGCCCAGCCCGTATGGGTAATGGCATAGAAATTTGGGGGATTCCTGAAATTCAAAAACGTTTTGGGGTAGAACGCCCAGAGCAAGTTATTGATTACCTAGGTATGATGGGCGATGCTAGTGACAATATCCCTGGCTTACCTGGCGTCGGAGACAAAACTGCCAAAAAATTTATAGAGCAATTTGGCTCTATGGAAAATCTTTTAGCTAATACAGACCAGCTAAAAGGTAAAATGAAAGAGAAAGTAAAAGAGAATGCAGAATTAGGACTTTTATCAAAAAAGCTCGCCACCATATGTATTGATTGCGACGTTACTTTTAACGCGACAGATTATGAATTAACCATGCCTGATGCCGAAAAAGTTCAGGTATTATTTGAAGAATTAGAATTTAGACGTCTAAAAGACCAATTCTTAAAACTATTTACACCTGAAGGGGAGGCTGCCAGCTCTGAGGAAGAGAACAACAAACCTAAAGCACAAACTAAAGAAGCTGGCGTTGGCCAATTTTCTTTATTTGGTGGCGACCCAAACACCGCCTCGGAAACTGTAGAAGATTATTCTTCCAGAAAAACAATTAAAGACATTTCTCATGTATACCAAAGTGTTGCACCAGGAATGGCTATGAAGCTTTTTCTTCAAAATCTATCCAAGCAAACTTCCGTATGCTTTGATACAGAGACAACGGGCTTAAACCCACTGACTGCAGAATTAGTTGGTATTGCTTTTTCTTGGGAAGCCTCAAAGGGCTTTTACCTTCCTTTCCCTGCAGATAGAACGGAAGCACAAGAACTCATAGAACAACTGCGTCCATTTTTTGAAGATGAGTCTATTGAAAAAATAGGCCAGAATCTGAAATATGATATCAAAGTTTTAGACAAATATGAGATTAAAGTAAAAGGAAAATGTTTTGACACCATGTTAGCACATTACCTGATTAATCCAGATATGCGTCATAATATGGATGTTTTAGCAGAAACATACCTAAATTACACCCCTGTATCCATAACAGAACTGATTGGCAAAAAAGGTAAGAATCAACTTAGCATGCGTGATGTTCCTCTAAAGGATCAAACAGAATACGCAGCAGAAGATGCTGACATTACCTACCAACTAGCCCAACAATTTAAGCCAGAACTAGAAGAAGCTAAAACTCAGGAATTATTTGATACTATTGAAATTCCACTTTTACATGTTCTTGCGGCAATGGAATTAGAGGGTATTAATTTAGATACAAAATTCTTAAAATCCTTAGCTGAGGACTTAGATAATGATATTAAAAATCTAGAAACAGCCATTTTTGAAGAAGCTGAAGAAGAATTTAATATCGCATCGCCAAAACAATTAGGAGATATTCTTTTTGATAAATTAAAGCTGGTTGCCAAGCCTAAAAAAACAAAAACAGGTCAATACTCTACCGCAGAAGATGTGTTATCATACCTAGCAAAAGACCATCAGATTATTGAAAACGTTTTATCTTATCGAGGTTTAGCTAAATTAAAGAGTACCTACGTAGACGCTTTGCCATCACAGGTAGAAGAAAGCACAGGAAGAGTACATACAGACTACATGCAAACAGTAGCTGCCACAGGTCGTTTAAGTAGTAACAACCCAAACCTTCAAAATATTCCTATTAGAACGGAACGAGGAAGACAAGTACGTAAAGCATTTGTCCCAAGAAATGAAAATTATGTACTGGTTGCTGCAGATTATTCTCAAATAGAACTTAGAATTATAGCAGCACTGAGTGAGGAAACTACGATGATTGAAGCATTTAAAAACGGAGAAGACATTCATGCCTCTACCGCTTCAAAAGTATTTAATGTACCTTTAGACGAAGTTACACGAGAACAACGTAGCAATGCCAAAACAGTGAATTTTGGAATTATCTACGGTGTTTCAGCCTTCGGTTTGAGCAATCAAACAGATTTATCTAGAGCAGAAGCTAAGGAATTAATAGACACCTATTATAAAACCTACCCTAAATTAAAAAACTATATGAGTGGTCTCGTTGATTTCGCAAGGGACCATGGATATGTACAAACAGTATTAGGTAGAAGAAGGTATTTAAAAGATATTAATGGTAGTAACGCCATAGTTAGAGGTGCTGCTGAACGAAATGCCGTAAATGCCCCGATTCAAGGAAGTGCTGCTGATATCATCAAAATAGCAATGATTAATATCTACAATAAACTCAAAGAGGGCAATTATAAAACAAAAATGTTGTTACAAGTACATGATGAATTGGTCTTTGATGTTTACAAGCCAGAATTAGAGGAGATTAAGTCTTTAATTAAAGCTGAAATGGAAAATGCCTATACGCTAGAAGTGCCATTAGACGTTGAAGTTGGCGTAGGTGAGAACTGGTTAGAAGCACATTAA
- the rplM gene encoding 50S ribosomal protein L13 → MDTLSYKTISANKATVDKQWVLVDAEGETLGRFASKVAKLLRGKYKPSFTPHVDCGDNVVVINAEKINLTGNKWESKTYVRHTGYPGGQRFQTAKEALAKNPVSIVERSVKGMLPKNKLGAAIFRNLKVYEGAQHGQEAQKPTVINLNDLT, encoded by the coding sequence GTGGACACATTAAGTTACAAAACAATTTCCGCGAACAAAGCAACTGTTGATAAGCAATGGGTGTTAGTTGATGCAGAAGGAGAGACATTAGGTCGTTTTGCTTCAAAAGTTGCAAAATTACTAAGAGGAAAATACAAGCCTAGCTTTACACCACACGTAGATTGTGGAGACAACGTTGTTGTTATAAATGCTGAAAAGATTAATTTGACTGGTAACAAGTGGGAAAGCAAAACCTACGTACGTCACACTGGATACCCAGGAGGTCAAAGATTTCAAACAGCGAAAGAGGCATTAGCTAAAAACCCTGTAAGCATTGTAGAACGTTCTGTAAAAGGAATGTTGCCTAAAAATAAATTAGGTGCTGCAATCTTTCGTAACCTTAAGGTTTATGAAGGAGCTCAACACGGTCAAGAAGCTCAGAAACCAACCGTAATTAATTTAAACGACCTTACATAA
- the rpsI gene encoding 30S ribosomal protein S9 has product MDVIHKIGRRKTAVARIYLSEGSGKITVNKKDLEVYFPTATLQYKVKQAFSLTNVEDAYDVTVNVFGGGITGQAEAIRLALSRAMCEIDPENRLILKPEGLLTRDPRMVERKKFGQKKARKKFQFSKR; this is encoded by the coding sequence ATGGACGTAATTCACAAAATAGGAAGAAGAAAAACTGCTGTTGCACGTATCTATCTTTCAGAAGGAAGCGGTAAAATCACCGTTAACAAAAAAGATTTAGAGGTATATTTCCCTACTGCTACTTTACAATACAAAGTAAAACAAGCTTTCTCATTAACAAATGTTGAAGATGCTTACGACGTAACTGTAAATGTATTTGGAGGTGGTATCACTGGTCAAGCAGAAGCAATTCGTTTAGCTTTATCTAGAGCTATGTGTGAAATTGATCCTGAGAACAGATTAATCCTTAAACCAGAAGGTTTATTGACAAGAGATCCAAGAATGGTTGAACGTAAGAAATTCGGTCAGAAGAAAGCACGTAAAAAATTCCAATTCTCGAAACGTTAA
- the rpsB gene encoding 30S ribosomal protein S2 — protein sequence MANKIVVKDLLEAGVHFGHLTRKWNPNMAPYIYMERNGIHVINLYKTAAKLEEANEALKKIAASGRKILFVATKKQAKDIVSEKVSNVNMPYITERWPGGMLTNFVTIRKAVKKMAHIDRMKKDGTFLTLSKKERLQVDRLRAKLEKNLGSISEMTRLPGALFIVDTMREHIAVKEAIKLNIPIFAMADTNSDPRLLDYIIPSNDDASKSIEAILTHVTEAIAEGLSERKSEKQSGKEGEEAKVAPKAKKAAEPATEVKAEAKTEAVDDLTKVEGIGPKINEIFQTAGINTFSDLAGKTEEELNVVLTAAGSKFASKNPASWPKQAKMAAEGKWDELKEWQDNVKGGIE from the coding sequence ATGGCAAACAAAATCGTAGTAAAAGACTTACTAGAAGCAGGTGTACACTTTGGTCACCTAACAAGAAAATGGAATCCAAACATGGCTCCATACATTTACATGGAACGTAATGGTATCCACGTAATTAATCTTTACAAAACTGCTGCAAAATTAGAAGAAGCTAATGAAGCTCTTAAAAAAATAGCAGCATCAGGTAGAAAAATACTTTTTGTAGCTACCAAAAAACAAGCAAAAGACATAGTTTCTGAAAAAGTTTCTAATGTAAACATGCCTTACATCACTGAAAGATGGCCAGGTGGTATGTTAACAAATTTTGTTACTATCCGTAAAGCTGTTAAGAAAATGGCTCATATCGATAGAATGAAAAAAGATGGTACTTTTTTAACTTTATCTAAAAAAGAACGTTTACAAGTTGATCGTTTACGTGCAAAATTAGAAAAGAACTTAGGTTCTATCTCTGAAATGACACGTTTACCAGGTGCATTATTTATTGTTGATACAATGCGTGAGCACATTGCTGTAAAAGAAGCTATCAAATTAAACATTCCAATTTTCGCAATGGCAGATACAAACTCTGACCCAAGATTATTGGATTATATTATTCCTTCTAATGATGATGCTTCTAAATCTATTGAAGCTATCTTAACTCATGTAACTGAAGCAATTGCTGAAGGTTTATCTGAGCGTAAATCAGAAAAACAATCTGGAAAAGAAGGTGAAGAAGCTAAAGTTGCTCCAAAAGCAAAGAAAGCTGCTGAACCAGCAACAGAAGTAAAAGCTGAAGCTAAAACAGAAGCTGTTGATGATTTAACTAAAGTTGAAGGTATCGGTCCAAAAATTAATGAAATTTTCCAAACTGCTGGAATCAATACATTCAGTGACTTAGCTGGAAAAACAGAAGAAGAATTAAATGTAGTTTTAACTGCTGCTGGTTCTAAATTTGCTTCTAAGAATCCTGCATCATGGCCTAAACAAGCTAAAATGGCTGCTGAAGGTAAATGGGATGAGTTAAAAGAATGGCAAGATAATGTTAAAGGTGGTATTGAATAA
- the tsf gene encoding translation elongation factor Ts yields the protein MAKITAAEVNKLRQATGAGMMDCKNALVEAEGDFDKAIDVLRKKGQKVAAKRADRENTEGAAIAKVNADSTAGVAIVLGCETDFVGKNENFIALANQLADKAINFDTKEEFLASDFGGMTVAEKLVEQTGVIGEKLDITAFEKLEAPYVGSYVHINKIAALVGLTSKNEEVGKDVAMQIASMGASTLSYKDFEPSFVAAETEARIAVIEKDNEELGRLGKTLKNVPQFISMSQLSPEVLANAEEAAKAELKAEGKPEKIWDKILPGKMERFVSDNTTLDQEQCLLDQNFIKDEKVNVATYVSSAQDGLAVTSFKRVTLG from the coding sequence ATGGCTAAAATTACCGCCGCAGAAGTAAACAAGTTAAGACAAGCTACTGGAGCTGGAATGATGGACTGCAAAAACGCTTTAGTTGAAGCTGAAGGGGATTTTGACAAAGCTATCGACGTTCTACGTAAGAAAGGTCAAAAAGTTGCTGCAAAAAGAGCTGACAGAGAAAATACCGAAGGTGCTGCTATTGCTAAAGTTAATGCTGACAGTACTGCTGGTGTTGCTATCGTATTAGGTTGTGAAACTGATTTCGTTGGTAAAAACGAAAACTTTATTGCCTTAGCTAATCAACTTGCAGATAAAGCTATAAATTTTGATACTAAAGAAGAATTTTTAGCATCTGATTTTGGTGGAATGACTGTAGCTGAGAAACTAGTTGAACAAACTGGTGTAATTGGTGAAAAATTAGACATCACTGCTTTCGAAAAATTAGAAGCTCCTTATGTTGGTAGCTATGTACATATTAACAAAATTGCTGCCTTAGTAGGTTTAACTTCTAAAAATGAAGAAGTTGGTAAAGATGTTGCTATGCAAATTGCTTCTATGGGGGCTAGTACTTTATCTTATAAAGATTTCGAACCTTCTTTTGTTGCAGCAGAAACAGAAGCTAGAATCGCAGTTATAGAAAAAGATAATGAAGAATTAGGAAGATTAGGTAAAACACTTAAAAACGTTCCTCAATTCATCTCTATGAGTCAGTTAAGTCCTGAAGTTTTAGCAAATGCTGAAGAAGCTGCTAAAGCTGAATTGAAAGCTGAAGGTAAGCCAGAAAAAATATGGGATAAAATTCTTCCTGGTAAAATGGAGCGTTTTGTTTCTGATAACACAACTCTTGATCAAGAGCAATGTCTATTAGATCAAAACTTTATTAAAGATGAAAAAGTAAATGTTGCTACTTATGTATCATCTGCACAAGATGGTTTAGCAGTAACTTCATTTAAGCGCGTTACTTTAGGGTAA